Proteins encoded within one genomic window of Panicum virgatum strain AP13 chromosome 1N, P.virgatum_v5, whole genome shotgun sequence:
- the LOC120657093 gene encoding early nodulin-like protein 1 translates to MASLRVAVFAASCALLAASVSSAPAPAVYKVGDERGWAVPSANGTETYNHWAKRNRFQVGDILNFKYANDSVLLVSHDDYKQCSTEKPVSRFTGGDTKFTLDGLGPFYFVSGVPGHCEKGQRMIARVRMPSSLTAGAPAAAPGMPPTVGAGGAPRPAASSPTVPSVAGSAGSVSTPTPAPSPLPQASGASSRRASVVSSIVVGLAVVGVVTLFVVA, encoded by the exons ATGGCCAGCCTCCGCGTCGCCGTGTTCGCCGCCTCCTGCGCCCTCCTCGCGGCGTCGGtgtcgtcggcgccggcgccggcggtgtaCAAGGTCGGCGACGAGCGCGGGTGGGCGGTGCCGTCTGCCAACGGCACCGAAACGTACAACCACTGGGCCAAGAGGAACCGCTTCCAAGTCGGCGACATCCTGA ATTTCAAGTACGCCAACGACTCGGTGCTGCTGGTGAGCCACGACGACTACAAGCAGTGCAGCACGGAGAAGCCGGTGAGCCGGTTCACGGGCGGCGACACCAAGTTCACGCTCGACGGCCTCGGCCCCTTCTACTTCGTCAGCGGCGTCCCGGGCCACTGCGAGAAGGGGCAGCGGATGATCGCGCGCGTCAGGATGCCCTCCTCCCTGACGGCcggcgccccggcggcggctccggggATGCCGCCCACCGTCGGAGCCGGAGGCGCGCCCAGGCCCGCAGCCTCGTCGCCCACCGTGCCGTCGGTCGCGGGATCGGCCGGATCCGTCTCCACTCCCACTCCCGCCCCGAGCCCGCTGCCGCAGGCCAGCGGCGCGTCGTCGAGGCGGGCTAGCGTTGTGTCGTCCATCGTAGTAGGGCTCGCGGTCGTTGGTGTCGTCACTCTGTTCGTGGTGGCTTGA